In Alnus glutinosa chromosome 7, dhAlnGlut1.1, whole genome shotgun sequence, the sequence ATGGTGTAGGGCTGGGTGGGTTGATcgggttttcttgtgggttttgagggttttgttgggttggggtgctTTCGGGTtaggtttgggtgtttgatgggggcttctttgggttttagggttgttCCTTGTGGGTGtgcttggtttttctttttgtgagctgactttggttgttcctgtgtatactcccggtatacttaggggcaccttacgcattttataaaattttcttacttatcaaaaaataaaaaataaacaacttaCTAATGCACCTCTTGCCTCCGGACTCTTATGGAATAATTAGAAATGATAGacttatttttttcatcttcagACGTGTTTTCTGTATAAATATCAAGTGCGCAAACAGGTTCCACTGGTGGATCAGCAATCTGTTGCTTTAAAACTTCCTGCTGAATCCCTTCTTCCATGAGTCTTTGATTGACAGGAATAGCATCAGTGTTTCTACAGGATAAATTATCACCATTACATTCATGGTCAGCTGCTTCTTGGTTGTGTCCTTCAAGCACGCTTACAGGTTGGATCACCTTTTCTTCCCCTTCTTTCTCTTTAGTTAATACATTTAGCCTCCGGTTAATTACAGTTGCCTCTTCCACTCTAACTGATGAGGTGACATTATCACATGATGCAGAAGGTTCTGCTTGTTGCTCATCATCTATACTTCCACGAAAATGGAGGTTATTGACCTCATTTACATGTCCCCCGTCATGATCTGTTTGATTGCTTACTCTCTCTTCCAAGTACCCATTCTCATGACTTTTAACGAGAGGGTTCTCATCTTCATTTTGTCTTGAAAGATTATGCTTTTCGCTGTGCAATCTTTCTCTAAGTTCCTTTTTCTGATGCTCCAAACCCGTACGAACAAACTTACTTAGTTCTTTCCTTGCCAAGGAGGCCTTTTTCTTAGCTTCAAGGTACTCCGAAATAGCAAGAGAATAAGCACAGAAGGGGCAGTAAAAGTTACCGTTTTTGTCAAATCTGGGTGAGGAACCTAAACAGATCTCATGAACCACCAATGGGCAATGACTTGTGTTGCATACTAACAACTGACTGCCTTCATTACACTTCACACAAAAATTTGTGTCCGTCGAACCAGCTAACAAATCAGGACTATATGTGCGCTGAGAGCTCAAGAATTCATGTTTTCTCATGGAGACATCAATGTTATCCTTGTGATACCCATCGCTATCACTTGATGTCCCTGCTTCACAACAGCGATCCATATCCTCTTCAGCTTCATAATCAATGAACTTCTGCTGGGCTCCATCCAGGGATGCAGCATATGGTGCTTTATGTAGATCATGTTCGCAGTTACATTGGGATTCATTTTCTCGAGTCTTTTCCAGGAGAGGACCACTTGTAGTTCTAGGTTCAGCACGTTGCTCGCTATCATCTCGGACTTCATCAATAGAGTCCTTTTGACAAGGCTCATCTACAGATGTGTCTTGAACCATCATAGTGGCACTACAAAGAGGGAGAGCGCCAATTAATGGTCTCCGTTCAGCACAATGCTCACTATCATCTTTGACTTCGTCAACAGAGATATTTTGATGAGGTTCATCTCCAGATGTATCTTGAGGCGTAATAGTGTTAGAATCAGGAATCTCCGATTGAATATGATGCAACTCATCATCAGAGCTGTGCCCACATCTCATTGAGGCAGTATACTGATCATTATCATCCCCTGTAACCCTGCCTTCTTCGAGAGTTCCTATCTGATCTTTAGCCAGGTTACAACCTTCTTGTTGAACAACTGGAATAACTCTTTCAGATAAATGTTCTAACAGTTCTGTTCCATGTAGAGGAACTGAGTTCTCTTCTATGGACTGACTTGAAGAAGAGGTACGTTGCTTCTGCTTCTTGGCATTTATATAAGGATCACCAtgatcatttaaaatattttggtgTTCATGGAAGCCCCCAACCATGTTGTTAGTAGCCAGTGCATTCTTTTTCCTCTTAGAGGGCAATAAATTTCCATTACATGGATCACTTTCCAGTAACTTATTGCCGTTCTCAAGGAGCCTAGGCATGATGTCCCCTTTCGCTCCCATGTGTTGAGCATCAAAGCAGCTCCCGTTAACTCTCCATGTAAGTGTGTTGTGATTACCATTATCTGTAAGTATTCTGTCACCTGCATTTGTAAATGCCAACCCACTCCTTTCCTTCAAGTAATCAGCATATGGATGATTACcttcaagaattgaatctttcAGCTGTTCATAAAGAAGCACACAAattgaataatgaaaaaataatgagaATGGATGAAA encodes:
- the LOC133873653 gene encoding uncharacterized protein LOC133873653 is translated as MDDASCYTSKLAWIWVIEALASYKEVNISILHDLIEMAPELPHDMGRNMREMLALRCLEGFFGLSNGITNDACSAPASKVGFDLSKSCEDVLQHILHETSLSDLRTAGPELLKWDVHPFIIHKRACMPKLALQQLKDSILEGNHPYADYLKERSGLAFTNAGDRILTDNGNHNTLTWRVNGSCFDAQHMGAKGDIMPRLLENGNKLLESDPCNGNLLPSKRKKNALATNNMVGGFHEHQNILNDHGDPYINAKKQKQRTSSSSQSIEENSVPLHGTELLEHLSERVIPVVQQEGCNLAKDQIGTLEEGRVTGDDNDQYTASMRCGHSSDDELHHIQSEIPDSNTITPQDTSGDEPHQNISVDEVKDDSEHCAERRPLIGALPLCSATMMVQDTSVDEPCQKDSIDEVRDDSEQRAEPRTTSGPLLEKTRENESQCNCEHDLHKAPYAASLDGAQQKFIDYEAEEDMDRCCEAGTSSDSDGYHKDNIDVSMRKHEFLSSQRTYSPDLLAGSTDTNFCVKCNEGSQLLVCNTSHCPLVVHEICLGSSPRFDKNGNFYCPFCAYSLAISEYLEAKKKASLARKELSKFVRTGLEHQKKELRERLHSEKHNLSRQNEDENPLVKSHENGYLEERVSNQTDHDGGHVNEVNNLHFRGSIDDEQQAEPSASCDNVTSSVRVEEATVINRRLNVLTKEKEGEEKVIQPVSVLEGHNQEAADHECNGDNLSCRNTDAIPVNQRLMEEGIQQEVLKQQIADPPVEPVCALDIYTENTSEDEKNKSIISNYSIRVRRQEVHYKYPASPQLRRKKVPWTAEEEQILKEGVRKFSNINDRMIPWKQILEFGGDVFLNSRTTTDLKDKWRNICKGSPKSK